In the genome of Streptomyces collinus, one region contains:
- the purD gene encoding phosphoribosylamine--glycine ligase — MKVLVIGSGAREHALCHSLSHDPDVTALHCAPGNAGIAEVAELHQVDALDGAAVTALATRLGAELVVVGPEAPLVAGVADAVREAGIPVFGPSGRAAQLEGSKAFAKDVMAAAEVPTARSYVCTTPEEADTALDAFGPPYVVKDDGLAAGKGVVVTDDLEAARAHAAACERVVIEEYLDGPEVSLFAVTDGETVVPLQPAQDFKRALDGDEGPNTGGMGAYSPLPWADPKLVDEVLQTVLQPTVDEMQRRGTPFSGLLYAGLAITSRGVRVIEFNARFGDPETQVVLARLKTPLAGLLMAAATGNLAHLEPLRWSDDAAVTVVVASHNYPGTPRTGDPITGLDEVAAQDAPHAYVLHAGTRQEGDAVVSAGGRVLSVTATGEDLTEARDRAYTAVGRIRLDGAQHRTDIAAKAAGA; from the coding sequence GTGAAGGTCCTCGTCATCGGCAGCGGCGCCCGCGAACACGCCCTGTGCCACTCCCTGTCCCACGACCCCGATGTCACCGCGCTGCACTGCGCCCCCGGCAACGCCGGCATCGCCGAGGTCGCCGAGCTGCACCAGGTCGACGCCCTGGACGGCGCCGCCGTCACCGCGCTGGCCACCCGTCTCGGCGCGGAGCTGGTGGTCGTCGGCCCGGAGGCCCCGCTGGTCGCCGGTGTCGCCGACGCCGTGCGCGAGGCGGGCATCCCCGTCTTCGGCCCGTCCGGCCGGGCCGCGCAGCTGGAAGGCTCCAAGGCCTTCGCGAAGGACGTCATGGCGGCGGCCGAGGTGCCCACGGCCCGGTCGTACGTCTGCACCACACCGGAAGAGGCCGACACGGCCCTCGACGCCTTCGGGCCCCCCTACGTCGTCAAGGACGACGGGCTCGCCGCGGGCAAGGGTGTCGTCGTCACCGACGACCTCGAAGCGGCCCGGGCCCACGCGGCGGCCTGCGAGCGCGTGGTCATCGAGGAGTACCTCGACGGCCCGGAGGTCTCCCTGTTCGCCGTCACCGACGGCGAGACGGTCGTCCCGCTCCAGCCCGCCCAGGACTTCAAGCGCGCGCTGGACGGCGACGAGGGTCCCAACACCGGCGGCATGGGCGCGTACTCCCCGCTGCCGTGGGCCGACCCGAAGCTGGTCGACGAGGTGCTGCAGACCGTGCTGCAGCCCACCGTGGACGAGATGCAGCGGCGCGGCACCCCGTTCTCCGGCCTTCTCTACGCCGGTCTCGCGATCACCTCCCGCGGTGTCCGCGTGATCGAGTTCAACGCCCGGTTCGGCGACCCCGAGACCCAGGTCGTCCTGGCCCGGCTCAAGACGCCGCTGGCCGGGCTGCTGATGGCCGCCGCCACCGGCAACCTCGCCCACCTGGAGCCGCTGCGCTGGAGCGACGACGCGGCCGTGACCGTCGTCGTCGCCTCGCACAACTACCCCGGCACCCCGCGCACCGGCGACCCCATCACCGGTCTCGACGAGGTCGCTGCCCAGGACGCCCCGCACGCGTACGTGCTGCACGCCGGGACCCGGCAGGAGGGGGACGCCGTCGTCAGCGCGGGCGGCCGCGTCCTGTCCGTGACGGCCACCGGCGAGGACCTCACCGAGGCCCGCGACCGCGCCTACACGGCCGTCGGCCGCATCCGCCTCGACGGCGCCCAGCACCGCACGGACATCGCCGCGAAGGCGGCGGGCGCGTAA
- a CDS encoding DNA polymerase III subunit gamma and tau: MSSLALYRRYRPETFAEVIGQEHVTDPLQQALRNNRVNHAYLFSGPRGCGKTTSARILARCLNCEQGPTPTPCGECQSCQDLARNGPGSIDVIEIDAASHGGVDDARDLREKAFFGPARSRYKIYIIDEAHMVTSAGFNALLKVVEEPPEHLKFIFATTEPEKVIGTIRSRTHHYPFRLVPPGTLREYLGQVCQKETIPVEDGVLPLVVRAGGGSVRDSMSVMDQLLAGAAADGVTYTMATALLGYTEGSLLDSVVEAFATGDGAAAFEVVDRVIEGGNDPRRFVADLLERLRDLVILAAVPDAAEKGLIDAPADVIERMQAQAGTFGPAELSRAADLVNEGLTEMRGANSPRLQLELICARVLLPAAYGDERSVMARLDRIERGVNYSAGGPSGMPAMGYVPGPEGHGGAAPAPAQAGPVPAGGGGPVAAGGGGPVPAGGGPAAARAAVRATGAPATSGAGPAGSGAGPGSGGAMSGSGGGPTAAAPGSAPPAAGQGVPQSSPAQSAPPSAPATPPPGHADPEATGATAPVQETQPAPAQPAPGAWPTAASAGSGGRRPGGWPTAAPGAPASNTPPANTPPANTPPANTPAPSTPPAAQPPAASAPAPAAAPAPTGGGHLDPRMLWPNILDAVKNRRRFTWILLSQNAQVAGFDGTTLQLGFVNAGARDNFLSSGSEDVLRQALGEQFNVQWKIEAIVDPSGGSGPPPAPGGGPSGFGGGGGYTSGGGGGGYNPGGGTATAQRPAPSQPAPPATPAQQSGGPAPAATPAPAPAASVPQPSAPLPRHVSVEEDIPEDDDPDLDESALSGQELIVRELGATVVEEFTNE, encoded by the coding sequence GTGTCGTCTCTCGCTCTGTACCGCCGCTACCGCCCCGAGACCTTCGCCGAGGTCATCGGGCAGGAGCATGTCACCGACCCGCTGCAGCAGGCGCTGCGGAACAACCGGGTCAACCACGCGTACCTGTTCAGCGGGCCGCGCGGCTGCGGCAAGACGACCAGCGCCCGCATCCTGGCCCGCTGCCTGAACTGCGAGCAGGGGCCCACGCCGACGCCCTGCGGTGAGTGCCAGTCCTGTCAGGACCTCGCGCGCAACGGCCCCGGCTCCATCGACGTCATCGAGATCGACGCCGCGTCCCACGGTGGCGTGGACGACGCCCGTGACCTGCGTGAGAAGGCCTTCTTCGGGCCCGCCCGCAGCCGGTACAAGATCTACATCATCGACGAGGCCCACATGGTCACGTCGGCCGGCTTCAACGCGCTGCTGAAGGTCGTCGAGGAGCCGCCGGAGCACCTCAAGTTCATCTTCGCGACCACCGAGCCCGAGAAGGTCATCGGGACGATCCGGTCCCGGACCCACCACTACCCCTTCCGGCTCGTCCCCCCCGGCACCCTCCGGGAGTACCTCGGACAGGTGTGCCAGAAGGAGACGATCCCGGTCGAGGACGGCGTGCTCCCGCTCGTCGTGCGGGCCGGCGGCGGGTCCGTGCGTGACTCGATGTCCGTCATGGACCAGCTCCTCGCGGGCGCCGCGGCGGACGGTGTGACCTACACCATGGCCACCGCCCTGCTCGGATACACCGAGGGTTCCCTCCTCGACTCCGTCGTCGAGGCCTTCGCCACCGGTGACGGAGCCGCGGCCTTCGAGGTCGTCGACCGCGTGATCGAGGGCGGGAACGACCCCCGCCGTTTCGTCGCCGACCTCCTGGAGCGGCTGCGTGACCTGGTGATCCTCGCCGCCGTCCCGGACGCGGCGGAGAAGGGGCTCATCGACGCCCCCGCCGATGTGATCGAGCGCATGCAGGCCCAGGCCGGCACCTTCGGCCCCGCGGAGCTGAGCCGCGCCGCCGACCTCGTCAACGAGGGCCTCACCGAGATGCGCGGCGCCAACTCGCCCCGTCTCCAGCTCGAACTGATCTGCGCCCGCGTCCTGCTCCCCGCCGCCTACGGCGACGAGCGCTCCGTGATGGCCCGCCTCGACCGGATCGAGCGCGGCGTGAACTACTCCGCGGGCGGCCCGTCCGGCATGCCCGCCATGGGTTACGTGCCCGGCCCGGAGGGCCATGGGGGAGCGGCTCCCGCTCCGGCCCAGGCCGGTCCGGTGCCTGCGGGTGGCGGCGGTCCGGTGGCGGCAGGCGGTGGCGGTCCGGTGCCGGCAGGCGGTGGCCCGGCGGCGGCCCGCGCGGCGGTCCGCGCGACCGGAGCACCGGCCACCAGCGGCGCGGGGCCCGCCGGCAGCGGCGCAGGGCCCGGCAGCGGCGGCGCCATGTCCGGCAGCGGTGGCGGCCCTACGGCGGCCGCGCCCGGCTCCGCCCCTCCGGCCGCGGGTCAGGGCGTGCCCCAGTCGTCGCCGGCCCAGAGCGCGCCGCCGTCGGCACCGGCCACCCCGCCTCCGGGACACGCCGACCCCGAAGCAACCGGCGCCACCGCCCCCGTCCAGGAGACCCAGCCCGCCCCGGCCCAGCCCGCTCCCGGCGCCTGGCCCACCGCCGCCTCCGCCGGCAGCGGCGGCCGTCGCCCCGGTGGCTGGCCCACGGCCGCCCCGGGCGCGCCCGCCTCGAACACCCCACCGGCGAATACCCCACCGGCGAATACCCCACCGGCGAACACCCCCGCCCCCAGCACCCCCCCGGCGGCGCAGCCTCCGGCGGCATCGGCTCCCGCCCCCGCCGCTGCCCCCGCTCCCACCGGCGGCGGCCATCTCGACCCCCGCATGCTCTGGCCGAACATCCTGGACGCGGTCAAGAACCGCCGGCGCTTCACCTGGATCCTGCTCAGTCAGAACGCCCAGGTGGCCGGCTTCGACGGCACGACCCTCCAGCTCGGCTTCGTCAACGCCGGAGCCCGGGACAACTTCCTGAGCAGTGGCAGCGAGGACGTGCTGCGGCAGGCGCTGGGCGAGCAGTTCAACGTCCAGTGGAAGATCGAGGCGATCGTCGACCCCTCGGGCGGCTCCGGGCCGCCCCCGGCGCCCGGCGGCGGCCCCTCCGGTTTCGGTGGCGGTGGCGGCTACACCAGCGGTGGCGGTGGCGGCGGCTACAACCCCGGCGGCGGTACGGCGACGGCCCAGCGCCCCGCCCCGTCCCAGCCGGCTCCCCCGGCCACCCCCGCCCAGCAGTCGGGCGGCCCCGCTCCCGCAGCCACCCCGGCCCCCGCCCCGGCCGCCTCCGTCCCCCAGCCCTCCGCCCCACTGCCGCGTCACGTCTCCGTCGAGGAGGACATCCCGGAGGACGACGACCCGGACCTCGACGAGTCGGCCCTCTCCGGCCAGGAGCTGATCGTGAGGGAGCTGGGAGCGACGGTGGTCGAGGAGTTCACGAACGAATAG
- a CDS encoding carboxymuconolactone decarboxylase yields the protein MATASETPVLDTIAAMTIDSIERCHMDERTLILARISALVAMDAPAISYLAHINPAIKAEFTVEQLQDLLVAIAPVVGTARVMSAAGHIAQAFGVALALAESEAEAIAQAEADSRTAS from the coding sequence GTGGCTACTGCATCTGAAACTCCGGTGCTCGACACGATCGCCGCCATGACGATCGATTCCATCGAGCGCTGCCACATGGATGAGCGGACGCTCATCCTCGCCCGCATTTCCGCACTCGTGGCCATGGACGCACCGGCGATCTCCTACCTGGCCCACATCAACCCCGCGATCAAGGCCGAGTTCACGGTCGAGCAGCTACAAGACCTGCTCGTCGCGATCGCTCCCGTCGTGGGTACAGCACGCGTCATGTCGGCCGCAGGCCACATCGCCCAGGCGTTCGGTGTCGCGCTCGCCCTGGCCGAGAGCGAAGCCGAAGCCATCGCTCAGGCGGAAGCGGACAGCCGTACGGCCTCCTAG
- a CDS encoding ATP-binding protein: MRRFIGRDRELSLLGNALQTVHDAVGSVKPGQCILVRGRRRVGKSSLVEEFLRRTETPYLFFTAAGGTAEDELTELLDAVARSTLPERGLFAEETPTQWNAALRLLAEILPDDSPSVVVLDEVPYLMDRIDAFEGMLQRAWDRLLSRKPVLLLLVGSDLSMMEALNSYDRPFHQRGGEMIVGPLNPADIGEMLGLSPAATFDAALITGGLPLICAEWRAGADVWEFLRDSLDNPISALLVSAERSMAAEFPPQAMSREVLRAIGSGERTFTNIARAAGGIAHTTLTRATDVLTEKRVVATELPLSLRPSKERRYRVADPYLRFWLAFLDPHMAEIERMRGDLTLSRIKEQWTSWRGRAVEPLIRDSLARLLPDGLLPAAPAIGGYWTRSNDVEIDLVGADRQPVAKRLLFLGSVKWLENSAFDSHDLAALQKHRAAVTDEPVPLVAVSRSGVDCSGLQAVYGPEELLSAWLRA, from the coding sequence TTGCGTCGTTTCATCGGGCGGGACCGCGAACTGAGCTTGCTCGGCAACGCCTTGCAGACGGTGCACGATGCAGTCGGGTCGGTGAAACCGGGGCAGTGCATCCTTGTTCGAGGGAGGCGGCGGGTCGGCAAGTCCAGCCTCGTCGAGGAGTTCCTCCGGCGTACTGAGACGCCGTACCTCTTCTTCACCGCAGCGGGCGGCACGGCGGAGGACGAACTGACGGAGCTGCTCGACGCCGTCGCAAGATCCACCCTGCCGGAGCGGGGACTGTTCGCGGAGGAGACCCCGACGCAGTGGAACGCGGCGTTGAGGCTGCTCGCGGAGATCCTTCCCGACGACAGCCCGAGCGTGGTCGTCCTCGACGAGGTTCCCTATCTCATGGACCGCATCGACGCCTTCGAGGGCATGCTTCAGCGGGCATGGGACCGGCTGCTCAGCCGCAAGCCGGTGCTTCTCCTCCTGGTCGGGTCTGATCTGTCGATGATGGAGGCGCTGAACAGCTACGACCGTCCCTTTCACCAGCGGGGCGGGGAAATGATCGTGGGGCCCCTGAACCCGGCCGACATCGGCGAGATGCTCGGCCTGTCTCCAGCGGCCACGTTCGACGCCGCTCTGATCACGGGGGGTCTCCCCCTGATCTGCGCCGAGTGGCGGGCCGGAGCGGATGTCTGGGAGTTCCTCCGCGACTCGCTGGACAACCCGATCTCGGCGCTGCTGGTCTCCGCCGAACGCTCAATGGCAGCGGAGTTCCCACCGCAGGCGATGAGCAGGGAGGTCCTGCGGGCCATCGGATCCGGGGAGCGAACCTTCACCAACATCGCTCGCGCCGCCGGCGGCATCGCCCACACCACGCTCACCCGGGCCACCGACGTCCTGACCGAGAAGAGAGTCGTGGCCACCGAGCTGCCGCTCTCGCTGAGGCCGTCGAAAGAACGCCGCTACCGGGTGGCCGACCCCTACCTGCGCTTCTGGCTCGCGTTTCTGGACCCGCACATGGCGGAGATCGAGCGGATGCGGGGAGATCTCACGCTGAGCCGGATCAAGGAGCAGTGGACGAGCTGGCGGGGCCGCGCGGTCGAGCCCCTGATCCGGGACTCCCTGGCCCGTCTCCTGCCCGACGGGCTTCTGCCCGCCGCCCCGGCGATCGGCGGGTACTGGACCCGCAGCAACGACGTCGAAATCGACTTGGTAGGCGCCGACCGGCAGCCGGTGGCCAAGCGGTTGCTCTTTCTCGGCTCGGTCAAGTGGCTGGAGAACTCCGCGTTCGACAGCCACGACCTGGCCGCGCTGCAGAAGCACCGGGCAGCGGTCACCGACGAGCCGGTACCGCTCGTAGCGGTCTCCCGCAGCGGGGTCGATTGCTCCGGCCTTCAGGCGGTGTACGGTCCCGAGGAACTGCTCAGCGCTTGGCTCAGGGCATGA
- a CDS encoding amphi-Trp domain-containing protein, producing the protein MKDLTFEQKRSLSRQEAADQLTALADALREGGDAELDLGPGTLGLRIPDDLQSELEIEIGGGEIELEIELKWKTAPARATPPRTETRTEKPQRKNTPTPAGRSRSTQRATAKKA; encoded by the coding sequence ATGAAGGACCTCACGTTCGAGCAGAAGCGTTCGCTGTCACGCCAGGAGGCCGCCGACCAGCTCACGGCCCTCGCGGACGCCCTGAGGGAAGGCGGGGACGCCGAGCTGGACCTCGGCCCCGGGACGCTGGGCCTCCGGATCCCCGACGACCTCCAGAGCGAGCTGGAGATCGAGATCGGCGGCGGTGAGATCGAGCTGGAGATCGAACTGAAGTGGAAGACCGCCCCTGCGCGGGCGACGCCCCCACGAACCGAGACCCGCACGGAAAAGCCCCAGCGGAAGAACACGCCCACCCCTGCGGGACGCAGCAGGAGCACACAAAGGGCCACCGCGAAAAAGGCATGA
- a CDS encoding MSMEG_6728 family protein has protein sequence MQTFLPYPDFRTTALSLDRRRLGKQRVEALQVLRGLVVPGYGWRRHPAVKMWHGYEEALVRYGLEICRVWREQGHQDTCAATLVADLAAARPHAPIRDQPHLAAEGELPPWLGDGPFHESHRSALVRKDPTTYASLFPGVPDDLPYVWPASDREIGPDREA, from the coding sequence ATGCAGACCTTTCTGCCCTACCCGGACTTCCGTACGACGGCCCTGTCCCTCGACCGCCGCCGGCTCGGCAAGCAGCGCGTCGAGGCCCTGCAGGTCCTGCGCGGCCTGGTGGTCCCCGGCTACGGCTGGCGCCGCCACCCGGCCGTGAAGATGTGGCACGGCTACGAGGAGGCGCTGGTCCGCTACGGCCTGGAGATCTGCCGCGTCTGGCGCGAACAGGGCCACCAGGACACGTGCGCGGCGACGCTCGTGGCCGACTTGGCGGCGGCCCGTCCCCACGCCCCGATCCGCGACCAGCCGCACCTGGCCGCCGAGGGCGAACTCCCGCCCTGGCTGGGCGACGGTCCCTTCCACGAGAGCCACCGCTCGGCGCTGGTCCGCAAGGACCCCACGACGTACGCGTCCCTCTTCCCGGGGGTCCCGGACGACTTGCCGTACGTCTGGCCGGCGTCGGACCGCGAGATCGGACCGGACCGCGAGGCCTGA
- a CDS encoding DUF4383 domain-containing protein, producing MTTPASHRAARAPVRQAALLLGLVFLVVGVLGFIPGITTDYGSLEFASHESGAELFGVFQVSILHNLVHLAYGLAGLMLAGTAAGAYSYLLVGGAVYLVLWVYGLSVGHDSDANFVPLNTADDWLHFVLGIAMIGLALALGRRRGARTDAR from the coding sequence ATGACCACACCCGCGTCTCACCGGGCCGCCCGCGCCCCCGTCCGGCAGGCCGCCCTGCTGCTCGGCCTCGTCTTCCTCGTGGTCGGCGTGCTGGGCTTCATCCCGGGCATCACCACCGACTACGGCTCGCTGGAGTTCGCCTCCCACGAGTCGGGCGCCGAACTGTTCGGCGTGTTCCAGGTCTCGATCCTGCACAACCTGGTGCACCTGGCGTACGGCCTCGCCGGTCTGATGCTCGCCGGCACGGCCGCGGGGGCGTACTCGTATCTGCTGGTCGGCGGCGCGGTCTACCTGGTGCTGTGGGTGTACGGCCTGTCCGTCGGCCACGACAGCGACGCCAACTTCGTCCCGCTGAACACCGCGGACGACTGGCTCCACTTCGTCCTGGGCATCGCCATGATCGGCCTGGCGCTCGCCCTCGGCCGGCGGCGCGGCGCGCGCACCGACGCACGGTAA
- a CDS encoding SpoIIE family protein phosphatase, with amino-acid sequence MDQPATFGRATRPAGEEPEALEALVGAALTARVTLDEHGTVTGWNAGAERLLGYSAGQLTGHRAADLLAEPIPVRGGLPTLAELPRWNGDIALRHRDGRKLTVRILAHHRPPGADAPAWLIVSALTDRQPPAGLDDSLVSWSFAQSPCCAQAIYDTRLRLRRANADMERATALTEEEMRGLRVSEIVDDGAGLRAERGMARVLRTGEPEYQENYLRAPGESREHAWSVFMSALRDHEGTVQGVCLSAHDMTEQFWARKRLQLIAEASRRIGSTLDVTRTAQELADVTVPALADFVSVDLLAALDDAPEPPVPAVPAEGPLLLRRTAVRSVTPDAPESVVAAGAVGSYPAGSLHFESLRTGRPALHEVSDTGFTAWLARDPARAARVRAFGIHSVMTVPLAARGTTLGVAFFVRHRNQEPFGHDDLVLAGELAARAAVSIDNARRYTRERATAVTLQRSLLPRRLPRQAAVEVASRYLPAGGQAGVGGDWFDVIPLSGARVALVVGDVVGHGLVASATMGRLRTAVRTLADIDLPCDELLTHLDDLVARLSQEEESDGERAAAGSAGTSGDVGATCLYAVYDPVTRHCCFAGAGHPVPAVVGPRGTVDLVGLPATPPLGVGGLPYEATEVVLPEGSLLALYTNGLIETPDRDLDTGVDRLRAALARPAASLDALCDTVLADLLPQRPADDVALLIARTRALDARQVATWAVPSDPSAVAQTRKDVVAQLERWGLSDAAFVTELVVSELVTNAIRHAQPPVQLRLIHDTTLICEVSDGGSTAPHLRRARTYDEGGRGLLLVAHLTERWGTRQSATGKTIWAEQTLSPA; translated from the coding sequence ATGGACCAGCCCGCCACCTTCGGCCGGGCCACCCGGCCGGCCGGAGAGGAACCCGAAGCCCTCGAAGCCCTCGTCGGCGCAGCCCTCACGGCCCGTGTCACCCTCGACGAACACGGCACCGTGACCGGCTGGAACGCGGGCGCCGAACGGCTCCTCGGGTACTCGGCCGGGCAGCTGACCGGCCACCGTGCCGCGGATCTGCTGGCCGAGCCGATCCCGGTGCGGGGCGGTCTGCCCACGCTCGCCGAGCTGCCCCGCTGGAACGGCGACATCGCGCTGCGGCACCGTGACGGCCGGAAGCTGACGGTCAGGATCCTCGCCCACCACAGACCACCCGGCGCCGACGCCCCCGCCTGGCTCATCGTCTCCGCCCTGACCGACCGGCAGCCACCGGCCGGTCTCGACGACTCCCTCGTGAGCTGGAGCTTCGCCCAGTCCCCGTGCTGCGCCCAGGCGATCTACGACACCCGGCTCCGGCTGCGCCGGGCCAACGCCGACATGGAGCGCGCCACGGCGCTCACCGAGGAGGAGATGCGGGGCCTGCGCGTGTCCGAGATCGTCGACGACGGCGCCGGCCTGCGGGCGGAACGCGGCATGGCCCGGGTGCTGCGGACCGGCGAGCCGGAGTACCAGGAGAACTACCTGCGCGCCCCCGGCGAGAGCCGCGAGCACGCCTGGTCGGTCTTCATGTCGGCGCTGCGCGACCACGAGGGCACCGTCCAGGGCGTCTGCCTGTCGGCGCACGACATGACGGAGCAGTTCTGGGCGCGCAAGCGCCTCCAGCTGATCGCCGAGGCGAGCCGCCGCATCGGCAGCACGCTCGACGTGACCCGCACGGCCCAGGAACTGGCGGACGTGACCGTCCCGGCGCTGGCCGACTTCGTCAGCGTCGATCTGCTGGCCGCGCTGGACGACGCACCCGAGCCGCCCGTACCTGCGGTTCCGGCGGAGGGGCCGCTGCTGCTGCGACGGACCGCCGTGCGGTCGGTGACGCCGGACGCCCCGGAGTCGGTCGTGGCGGCCGGCGCGGTGGGCTCCTACCCGGCGGGCTCGTTGCACTTCGAGAGCCTGCGCACCGGACGCCCCGCCCTGCACGAGGTGAGCGACACGGGGTTCACCGCCTGGCTCGCCCGCGACCCGGCCCGTGCCGCCCGGGTCCGGGCGTTCGGCATCCACTCCGTGATGACCGTGCCGCTGGCCGCCCGCGGCACCACCCTCGGCGTCGCCTTCTTCGTCCGGCACCGCAACCAGGAGCCCTTCGGGCACGACGACCTGGTCCTGGCCGGAGAACTGGCCGCCCGGGCCGCGGTCAGCATCGACAACGCCCGCCGCTACACCCGCGAGCGCGCCACGGCGGTCACGCTCCAGCGCAGCCTGCTGCCGCGGAGGCTGCCCCGGCAGGCGGCCGTCGAGGTCGCCTCCCGCTACCTCCCCGCGGGCGGGCAGGCCGGTGTCGGCGGGGACTGGTTCGACGTCATCCCCCTCTCGGGCGCGCGGGTGGCGCTGGTCGTCGGAGACGTGGTCGGCCACGGGCTGGTCGCGTCGGCGACCATGGGTCGGCTGCGTACGGCGGTCCGCACGCTGGCCGACATCGATCTGCCGTGCGACGAGCTGCTGACCCACCTCGACGACCTGGTCGCCCGTCTGAGCCAGGAGGAGGAGAGCGACGGCGAGCGGGCGGCAGCGGGCTCCGCGGGGACCTCGGGCGACGTCGGGGCCACCTGCCTGTACGCCGTCTACGACCCGGTGACGCGGCACTGCTGCTTCGCCGGGGCCGGGCATCCCGTGCCGGCCGTGGTCGGCCCCCGGGGCACCGTCGACCTCGTCGGGCTCCCGGCGACGCCCCCGCTCGGCGTGGGCGGCCTGCCGTACGAGGCCACCGAGGTCGTCCTTCCCGAGGGCAGCCTGCTCGCCCTCTACACCAACGGCCTGATCGAGACCCCCGACCGGGACCTCGACACCGGCGTCGACCGGCTGCGGGCGGCCCTGGCCCGCCCGGCGGCCTCGCTGGACGCCCTGTGCGACACGGTCCTCGCCGACCTGCTGCCGCAGCGCCCGGCCGACGACGTGGCCCTGCTCATCGCCCGGACCCGCGCGCTCGACGCGCGGCAGGTCGCCACTTGGGCGGTGCCGTCCGACCCGTCCGCGGTCGCGCAGACCCGCAAGGACGTGGTGGCGCAACTGGAGCGGTGGGGGCTCTCCGACGCCGCGTTCGTCACGGAGCTGGTCGTCAGCGAGCTCGTCACCAACGCCATCCGGCACGCCCAGCCGCCGGTCCAGCTCCGCCTGATCCACGACACGACCCTGATCTGCGAGGTGTCCGACGGCGGCAGCACCGCTCCCCACCTGCGGCGGGCCCGTACCTATGACGAGGGCGGCCGAGGCCTGCTCCTCGTCGCCCATCTGACCGAGCGCTGGGGCACCCGCCAGAGCGCCACGGGCAAGACCATCTGGGCGGAACAGACCCTGTCCCCCGCGTGA
- a CDS encoding DUF72 domain-containing protein — MGQILVGTCSWTDRALVAGGWYPPGRRDAEGRLRHYAERFPVVEVDASYYALPSERNSRLWAERTPDGFVFDVKAFSLLTGHPTREAVMPDGLRAEHRDPAVLDQVWARFAAGIEPLREAGRLGSVLFQFPPWFRPGQRAEAFLRECAGRTEGWPLAVEFRHPSWWEPGQDEATGALLTRLGMAAVAVDMTQRLASSVPPVTPVTSPRLSVVRFHGRSTAWGSGSKEDRFRHAYGEDELAEWLPRVLRLAERTEQVHVLFNNCCGDAAVSAAETMTRLLDEARPTGDAPPPDDAPPADHVPPAEAPPSTAARLPRARPAPGVPPTPGPRPTPARSSSSSSSRRAAG; from the coding sequence ATGGGTCAGATCCTGGTGGGCACGTGTTCCTGGACCGACCGGGCGCTGGTGGCCGGCGGCTGGTATCCCCCGGGGCGGCGGGACGCCGAGGGGCGGTTACGGCACTACGCCGAGCGGTTCCCGGTCGTCGAGGTCGACGCCTCCTACTACGCGCTGCCGAGCGAGCGGAACAGCCGGTTGTGGGCCGAGCGGACACCGGACGGGTTCGTGTTCGACGTGAAGGCGTTCTCGCTGCTCACCGGGCATCCCACCCGGGAGGCCGTGATGCCGGACGGGCTGCGGGCGGAGCACCGGGATCCGGCGGTGCTCGATCAGGTGTGGGCCCGGTTCGCGGCCGGGATCGAGCCGCTGCGGGAGGCCGGGCGGCTCGGGAGCGTGCTGTTCCAGTTCCCGCCGTGGTTCCGGCCCGGGCAGCGGGCGGAGGCGTTCCTCCGGGAATGCGCCGGGCGGACCGAAGGCTGGCCGCTCGCCGTCGAGTTCCGGCACCCCTCCTGGTGGGAGCCGGGGCAGGACGAGGCGACGGGCGCGCTGCTCACCCGGCTCGGCATGGCCGCGGTGGCCGTCGACATGACGCAGAGGCTCGCCTCCTCCGTCCCACCGGTCACGCCCGTGACCTCGCCCCGGCTGTCCGTCGTCCGCTTCCACGGCCGCAGCACCGCCTGGGGCTCCGGCAGCAAGGAGGACCGGTTCCGCCACGCGTACGGCGAGGACGAACTCGCCGAGTGGCTGCCCCGGGTGCTCCGGCTGGCCGAACGGACCGAGCAGGTCCACGTCCTGTTCAACAACTGCTGCGGCGACGCCGCCGTCAGCGCCGCCGAGACCATGACACGGCTCCTCGACGAGGCCCGGCCGACGGGCGACGCCCCGCCGCCGGACGACGCGCCACCGGCGGACCACGTACCACCGGCCGAAGCCCCACCGTCGACGGCGGCGCGGTTGCCTAGGGCTCGACCCGCACCCGGCGTTCCACCGACACCTGGTCCACGTCCGACACCCGCACGGTCGTCTTCATCGTCCAGTTCCCGGCGAGCGGCAGGTTGA